One stretch of Miscanthus floridulus cultivar M001 chromosome 18, ASM1932011v1, whole genome shotgun sequence DNA includes these proteins:
- the LOC136521912 gene encoding uncharacterized protein isoform X2 produces MMTASCYFCRSVVRAPLLKSRSSVRCQSAAPPGASGATSTSKLVLEVKERLAREHPGLPTGRNGRDDDDMVLWFLKDRKFSVDEAVSKLTKAIKWRQDFGVSELSEESVKGLYQTGKAYVHDSLDVYGRPVLVVVAAKHFPSTQDPVENQKLCAYLVEKAVSRLPSGAENILGIFDLRGFRVENGDLQFLKFLIDVFYYYYPKRLGQVLFVDAPFVFQPMWQVVKPLLKSYASLILRCRDCEKGILRRRNCAS; encoded by the exons ATGATGACTGCCTCTTGCTACTTCTGCCGCTCCGTCGTCCGAGCTCCTCTGCTCAAGTCCAGGAGCTCAGTGCGCTGCCAAAGCGCCGCCCCGCCAGGTGCCAGCGgtgccacctccacctccaaG CTTGTCCTCGAGGTGAAAGAACGGCTAGCAAGGGAGCATCCAGGCCTCCCCACGGGCAGGAATGGGAGAGACGATGACGACATGGTCCTCTGGTTCTTGAAGGACCGCAAATTCTCCGTTGATGAAGCCGTCTCCAAGCTCACCAAGGCAATT AAATGGCGCCAGGATTTTGGTGTTTCAGAGTTATCAGAAGAATCAGTGAAAGGCCTCTACCAAACTGGCAAGGCATATGTACATGATTCTTTGGACGTTTACGGCAGACCTGTGCTAGTTGTAGTGGCAGCCAAACATTTCCCTTCG ACACAGGATCCAGTTGAAAACCAGAAGCTATGTGCCTATTTGGTTGAGAAGGCAGTAAGCAGACTTCCCTCAGGAGCAGAGAATATACTTGGAATCTTTGATCTGCGAGGCTTTCGTGTTGAAAATGGTGATCTCCAGTTCCTAAAGTTTTTG ATTGATGTTTTTTACTATTACTACCCGAAGCGGCTTGGCCAAGTTCTTTTTGTCGATGCTCCATTTGTTTTCCAACCAATGTGGCAGGTTGTCAAACCTTTGTTGAAATCATATGCCTCCCTG ATTTTGCGATGCCGAGACTGTGAGAAAGGAATACTTCGTAGAAGAAACTGTGCCTCCTGA
- the LOC136521912 gene encoding uncharacterized protein isoform X1, whose product MMTASCYFCRSVVRAPLLKSRSSVRCQSAAPPGASGATSTSKLVLEVKERLAREHPGLPTGRNGRDDDDMVLWFLKDRKFSVDEAVSKLTKAIKWRQDFGVSELSEESVKGLYQTGKAYVHDSLDVYGRPVLVVVAAKHFPSTQDPVENQKLCAYLVEKAVSRLPSGAENILGIFDLRGFRVENGDLQFLKFLIDVFYYYYPKRLGQVLFVDAPFVFQPMWQVVKPLLKSYASLVRFCDAETVRKEYFVEETVPPDFRN is encoded by the exons ATGATGACTGCCTCTTGCTACTTCTGCCGCTCCGTCGTCCGAGCTCCTCTGCTCAAGTCCAGGAGCTCAGTGCGCTGCCAAAGCGCCGCCCCGCCAGGTGCCAGCGgtgccacctccacctccaaG CTTGTCCTCGAGGTGAAAGAACGGCTAGCAAGGGAGCATCCAGGCCTCCCCACGGGCAGGAATGGGAGAGACGATGACGACATGGTCCTCTGGTTCTTGAAGGACCGCAAATTCTCCGTTGATGAAGCCGTCTCCAAGCTCACCAAGGCAATT AAATGGCGCCAGGATTTTGGTGTTTCAGAGTTATCAGAAGAATCAGTGAAAGGCCTCTACCAAACTGGCAAGGCATATGTACATGATTCTTTGGACGTTTACGGCAGACCTGTGCTAGTTGTAGTGGCAGCCAAACATTTCCCTTCG ACACAGGATCCAGTTGAAAACCAGAAGCTATGTGCCTATTTGGTTGAGAAGGCAGTAAGCAGACTTCCCTCAGGAGCAGAGAATATACTTGGAATCTTTGATCTGCGAGGCTTTCGTGTTGAAAATGGTGATCTCCAGTTCCTAAAGTTTTTG ATTGATGTTTTTTACTATTACTACCCGAAGCGGCTTGGCCAAGTTCTTTTTGTCGATGCTCCATTTGTTTTCCAACCAATGTGGCAGGTTGTCAAACCTTTGTTGAAATCATATGCCTCCCTG GTAAGATTTTGCGATGCCGAGACTGTGAGAAAGGAATACTTCGTAGAAGAAACTGTGCCTCCTGATTTCCGCAATTAG
- the LOC136521910 gene encoding ferredoxin--NADP reductase, leaf isozyme 1, chloroplastic-like codes for MATTVMAAAVSFPSSSAASAVVKASPTSPCTAPHFLSYRPRAARAAIRAQASATDTAVEAPAKSKKESKKQEEGVVTNLYKPKEPYIGKCLLNTKITGDDAPGETWHMVFSTEGKIPYREGQSIGIIADGVDKSGKPHKLRLYSIASSALGDFGDSKTVSLCVKRLVYTNEAGEIVKGICSNFLCDLKPGADVQITGPVGKEMLMPKDPNATIIMLATGTGIAPFRSFLWKMFFEKHDNYKFNGLGWLFLGVPTSSSLLYKEEFEKMKEKAPENFRVDYAVSREQTNAAGERMYIQTRMAEYKEELWELLKKDNTYVYMCGLKGMEKGIDDIMVSLAEKDGIDWFDYKKQLKKGEQWNVEVY; via the exons ATGGCCACTACAGTCATGGCCGCGGCCGTCTCCTTCCCGTCCTCCTCGGCCGCCTCTGCGGTCGTCAAAGCGTCGCCAACGTCGCCCTGTACCGCCCCACACTTCCTCTCCTACCGCCCGAGGGCCGCGCGGGCCGCCATCCGGGCGCAGGCGTCCGCCACTGACACCGCCGTCGAGGCGCCCGCCAAGTCCAAGAAGGAATCCAAGAAGCAGGAGGAAGGCGTCGTCACCAACTTGTACAAGCCCAAGGAGCCGTACATCGGCAAGTGCCTCCTCAACACCAAGATCACCGGCGACGACGCGCCGGGTGAGACGtggcacatggtcttcagcaccGAAG GCAAGATCCCGTACAGAGAGGGCCAGTCCATCGGCATCATCGCTGACGGCGTCGACAAGAGTGGCAAGCCGCACAAGCTCAGGCTCTACTCCATCGCCAGCAGCGCTCTCGGCGACTTTGgcgactccaagaca GTCTCGCTGTGTGTCAAGAGGCTCGTTTACACCAACGAGGCGGGAGAGATCGTCAAAGGAATCTGCTCCAACTTCTTAT GTGACCTGAAGCCAGGTGCTGACGTCCAGATAACAGGACCAGTTGGCAAAGAAATGCTCATGCCTAAAGACCCCAACGCTACTATTATAATG CTTGCCACCGGTACAGGTATTGCTCCGTTCCGCTCGTTCCTGTGGAAGATGTTCTTTGAGAAGCATGACAACTACAAG TTCAACGGTCTGGGATGGCTCTTCCTGGGTGTTCCAACGAGCAGTTCATTGCTCTACAAGGAG GAGTTTGAGAAGATGAAGGAGAAAGCGCCAGAGAACTTCCGGGTTGACTACGCCGTCAGCAGGGAGCAGACAAATGCGGCGGGGGAGAGGATGTACATCCAGACCCGGATGgcggagtacaaggaggagctgTGGGAGCTTCTGAAGAAGGACAACACCTACGTCTACATGTGTGGGTTGAAAGGCATGGAGAAGGGTATTGATGACATTATGGTGTCACTGGCTGAAAAGGACG GAATTGACTGGTTTGACTACAAGAAGCAGCTGAAGAAGGGAGAGCAATGGAATGTGGAGGTCTACTGA
- the LOC136521909 gene encoding WAT1-related protein At3g30340-like: MMTTTTTMMMRSCLGGGLPVAVMFCLNVVAAVMVSLVKVAMNGGMNPLVIVTLQQLTAAVFLAPIAFFKERKSRPKLTLEIFAYIFVSAALGAALRQYMIFVALRYTTATFVTAFSNIAPVLTFLLAVATRSEALDLKSRTGMAKLLGTLVSLAGAMVLTLYKGVALTHAAAADSQNHHQHLRPHAAADDAAGNGKWTLGTVAILGNCVCLSCWFLLHGRLAKKYPHVYSCNALMSLFSFLQVAVVGLCTQRSISPWIITSKFNILTVLYAGIVGCGVSFVLVTWCIEKRGAVFVAAFIPVVQIIVSVIDFSILHEQLYLGSVLGSVLVIGGLYLLLWGKRQEALHCPPPPKVAEEDAADKEQQQVQHN, translated from the exons atgatgacgacgacgacgacgatgatgatgcggTCCTGCCTCGGCGGTGGCCTGCCGGTGGCGGTCATGTTCTGCCTCAACGTGGTGGCGGCGGTCATGGTGTCGCTCGTCAAGGTGGCCATGAACGGCGGCATGAACCCGCTCGTGATCGTCACCCTGCAGCAGCTCACCGCCGCCGTCTTCCTCGCGCCAATCGCATTCTTCAAGGAGAG GAAGTCGAGGCCGAAGCTGACGCTGGAGATCTTCGCCTACATCTTCGTCAGTGCGGCGCTCGG GGCAGCTCTGCGTCAGTACATGATCTTCGTGGCCCTGCGCTACACCACGGCCACCTTCGTGACCGCCTTCTCCAACATCGCCCCCGTGCTCACCTtcctcctcgccgtcgccacGCGGTCAGAGGCGCTGGACCTGAAGAGCAGGACGGGCATGGCGAAGCTGCTGGGCACGCTGGTGTCCCTGGCCGGCGCCATGGTGCTCACCCTCTACAAGGGCGTGGCGCTCACCCACGCGGCAGCGGCGGACTCGCAGAACCACCACCAGCACCTCCGGCCGCACGCCGCCGCGGACGACGCCGCCGGCAACGGCAAGTGGACGCTGGGCACCGTGGCCATCCTGGGCAACTGCGTCTGCCTCTCCTGCTGGTTCCTGCTCCACGGCCGGCTCGCCAAGAAGTACCCGCACGTCTACTCCTGCAACGCGCTCATGTCCCTGTTCAGCTTCCTCCAAGTTGCCGTCGTCGGCCTCTGCACCCAGCGCAGCATCTCCCCCTGGATCATCACCAGCAAGTTCAACATCCTCACCGTCCTATACGCC GGCATCGTCGGCTGCGGCGTCTCCTTCGTGCTGGTGACATGGTGCATCGAGAAGAGGGGAGCCGTGTTTGTCGCCGCCTTCATACCGGTGGTACAGATCATCGTCTCCGTCATCGACTTCTCCATCCTGCACGAGCAGCTCTACCTCGGAAG TGTGCTGGGATCAGTGCTAGTGATAGGTGGCCTGTACCTTCTGCTGTGGGGCAAGAGACAGGAGGCCCTGCACTGTCCTCCTCCTCCAAAGGTTGCCGAAGAAGACGCTGCTGACAAAGAGCAGCAGCAAGTGCAGCACAACTGA